A single window of Gemmatimonadales bacterium DNA harbors:
- a CDS encoding 30S ribosomal protein THX — protein MGKGDRRSRKGKIFRGTTGKKRPRGTKKVATAKKS, from the coding sequence ATGGGCAAGGGTGACCGACGCAGTCGCAAGGGCAAGATCTTTCGGGGAACCACGGGCAAAAAGCGTCCTCGGGGCACCAAGAAGGTCGCGACCGCGAAGAAGAGTTGA
- a CDS encoding zinc dependent phospholipase C family protein produces MSARRLVVTGVLLGCIAAVLLPDTAYAWTHGTHVFLGETVLANLHLLPSHVATLIGSFPHDFLYGSIAPDTSIAKRYVPAGRHSHYWNVGQETFDHAETEALRSFGLGYLAHLAADTVAHNYFIPRQLLLTSSTRAMGHQYWELRVETHLTDRYARLARELIRRDHSGSDLHLERIISPTLFSVRTNRRIFRSIVHLSDTKSWQRAMQAARGVSRFLLTDEDVERHLALSYEVVMQTLAGISDREGVAREWDPSGEGPLRRAKRWRREALWKGGLWVPEHMIEAAEERFGLPDLDLGFWQASKIERPWMPLIGKPALYDTHTPGVLNDGQG; encoded by the coding sequence GTGAGCGCTCGGCGGCTGGTGGTCACTGGTGTTCTGCTCGGCTGCATCGCTGCGGTGTTGCTGCCGGACACGGCCTATGCCTGGACCCATGGCACGCATGTATTTCTGGGCGAGACAGTCCTTGCCAACCTGCATCTGCTGCCGTCCCATGTCGCAACCCTGATCGGCTCGTTTCCGCACGACTTCCTCTACGGCTCGATCGCGCCGGACACGTCGATCGCGAAGCGCTACGTTCCCGCCGGTCGCCATTCGCACTACTGGAACGTCGGGCAGGAGACCTTCGACCACGCCGAGACGGAAGCACTCCGCTCGTTCGGTCTCGGGTACCTGGCGCATCTGGCCGCGGATACGGTGGCTCACAACTACTTCATTCCCCGGCAGCTGCTGCTGACCAGCAGCACCCGGGCCATGGGGCACCAGTACTGGGAACTGCGGGTCGAAACGCATCTGACCGACCGCTACGCCCGACTGGCGCGTGAGCTGATTCGGCGGGATCACTCGGGATCGGATCTGCACCTCGAGCGCATCATCTCGCCGACCCTGTTCAGCGTCAGAACCAATCGACGTATCTTTCGGAGCATCGTCCACCTCTCCGACACCAAGAGCTGGCAACGCGCGATGCAGGCCGCGCGAGGCGTCAGCCGCTTTCTGCTGACGGACGAGGACGTCGAGCGCCACCTCGCCCTTTCGTACGAGGTGGTGATGCAGACCCTCGCCGGTATCTCGGATCGAGAGGGCGTGGCGCGGGAGTGGGACCCGTCTGGCGAGGGCCCGTTGCGTCGGGCCAAACGGTGGCGCCGCGAAGCACTCTGGAAGGGCGGGCTCTGGGTCCCGGAGCATATGATCGAAGCGGCAGAAGAACGATTTGGGCTCCCGGACCTCGATCTGGGATTCTGGCAGGCATCAAAGATCGAACGGCCGTGGATGCCGCTGATCGGCAAACCGGCCTTGTACGACACACACACACCAGGAGTACTGAACGATGGGCAAGGGTGA
- the murA gene encoding UDP-N-acetylglucosamine 1-carboxyvinyltransferase gives MPPRFVVQGGRPLNGTVRPAGNKNAALPILAATLLADEPVELSNVPRIRDVELMIALLEHLGARAEWIGPNLVRVDASSVSSKPLDPALCARIRASILLAAPLLARFGQVTLPPPGGDVIGRRRVDTHFLILEALGATVRVGDRYEIEAKRLVGADIFLDEPSVTATENALMAAVMAEGTTTLRNAAAEPHVQDLARILVAMGAEIDGIGSNTYVIRGGRPLKGTSYEIGPDHIEIGSFIGLAAVTNGQIVIDGVRGDDLRATLIGFDRLGIRPRLEGGRLTVDRNQERRIRSDLGGHVPKLEDGPWPAFPADTMSIAIVAATQCAGMLLVFEKMFESRLYFVDKLIGMGARIVLCDPHRAVISGPSPLRGGVVESPDIRAGMAMLLAALAAEGQSVIHNVGQIERGYERIDERLRALGAEIQRFDD, from the coding sequence ATGCCTCCTCGATTCGTCGTACAAGGCGGCCGTCCGCTCAATGGAACGGTGCGCCCCGCTGGAAACAAGAACGCCGCCCTGCCGATCCTGGCCGCAACCTTGCTTGCCGACGAACCGGTCGAGCTCAGCAACGTGCCCCGGATCCGCGACGTCGAGCTGATGATCGCGTTGCTCGAGCATCTCGGCGCCCGAGCAGAATGGATCGGACCCAACCTGGTTCGGGTCGATGCCAGCAGCGTCAGTTCGAAGCCGCTGGATCCGGCGCTTTGCGCCCGAATCCGCGCCTCGATCCTCCTGGCGGCGCCGCTCCTGGCGCGATTCGGTCAGGTGACGCTGCCCCCTCCCGGGGGGGACGTGATTGGCCGCCGCCGAGTCGACACGCACTTCCTGATTCTCGAAGCGCTTGGCGCGACCGTGCGGGTCGGCGACCGGTATGAGATCGAGGCCAAGCGCCTGGTTGGGGCCGACATCTTTCTCGACGAGCCCAGCGTAACGGCGACCGAAAATGCGCTGATGGCCGCGGTGATGGCCGAGGGCACCACCACGCTCCGTAACGCTGCTGCCGAGCCGCACGTCCAGGACCTGGCCCGGATCCTGGTGGCCATGGGGGCGGAAATCGACGGGATCGGAAGCAATACCTACGTGATTCGGGGTGGCCGACCCCTCAAGGGCACCAGCTACGAGATCGGCCCGGATCACATCGAAATCGGCAGTTTCATCGGGCTGGCGGCCGTCACCAACGGTCAGATCGTCATCGACGGGGTTCGCGGGGACGACCTGCGGGCAACTCTGATCGGATTTGACCGACTGGGGATTCGCCCGCGTCTCGAGGGCGGCCGGCTCACGGTCGATCGCAACCAGGAGCGCCGGATCCGATCGGATCTCGGCGGGCACGTGCCGAAGCTCGAGGACGGTCCCTGGCCGGCCTTTCCGGCGGACACCATGTCCATCGCCATCGTCGCGGCGACGCAGTGCGCCGGCATGCTGCTGGTGTTCGAGAAGATGTTCGAGTCGCGGCTCTATTTCGTGGACAAGCTGATCGGGATGGGCGCCCGGATCGTGCTCTGTGACCCGCATCGGGCTGTCATCTCGGGGCCGTCCCCGCTGCGGGGCGGGGTCGTGGAGTCACCCGACATCCGGGCCGGCATGGCCATGCTGCTGGCCGCGCTCGCTGCGGAAGGCCAGAGCGTCATTCACAACGTGGGCCAGATCGAGCGCGGCTACGAGCGAATCGACGAGCGCCTGCGGGCCCTGGGAGCCGAGATCCAGCGTTTCGATGACTGA